A single window of Paenibacillus sp. FSL H8-0537 DNA harbors:
- a CDS encoding cytochrome ubiquinol oxidase subunit I: MDVVELARLQFATTTILHFVFVPISIGLSLLVAIMETMYVITKKELYKKMTKFWAHFLLINFAVGVVTGILQEFQFGMNWSDFSRFVGDVFGTPLAIEALLAFFLESTFIGLWVFGSDRLSKGVHLACMWLVSIGTMLSAFWILTANSFMQRPVGFTLNNGRAEMVDFWALVTNEQVLWEFPHTLFAAFATGAFLIAGISAWKLLRKKDMAFFKPSFTLSIIVAFVSSIAIALFGHGQAQFLVETQPMKMAASEGLWETSSDPAPWTVIAGIDPDKQENSFELKVPYLLSYLSYSQFSGSVIGMKELQARYEAEYGPGNYIPPVRTTFWSFRIMIACGSAMILLGLYGAYLAVRKKLEQSNKLFMRVMMFAIALPFIANTSGWIMTEVGRQPWTVFGLLQTKDSVSTTTSAGEVLFSFILFTVLYVILLGVLAFLFVREARKGPYAAHEPEIALQDPYQFKEGV; the protein is encoded by the coding sequence ATGGACGTAGTAGAATTAGCACGCCTTCAGTTTGCAACGACAACGATCCTTCATTTTGTCTTTGTCCCCATATCCATAGGTTTGTCTTTGCTTGTGGCTATCATGGAAACGATGTATGTCATTACAAAAAAAGAATTGTACAAGAAGATGACGAAGTTTTGGGCGCATTTTCTGTTGATCAACTTTGCTGTTGGCGTCGTTACTGGTATTTTGCAGGAATTTCAATTCGGGATGAACTGGTCTGACTTTTCACGGTTTGTTGGAGATGTGTTTGGGACTCCTCTAGCCATTGAAGCGCTTCTAGCTTTTTTTCTGGAATCTACCTTTATTGGACTATGGGTATTCGGCTCGGATCGCTTATCCAAGGGCGTCCATCTCGCCTGCATGTGGCTGGTATCCATTGGAACGATGTTATCGGCATTCTGGATTTTGACGGCGAATTCATTTATGCAGCGTCCCGTCGGATTTACTTTGAATAATGGCCGGGCAGAAATGGTCGATTTCTGGGCGCTTGTAACGAACGAACAGGTGCTTTGGGAGTTTCCGCACACGCTGTTTGCAGCCTTTGCAACAGGCGCATTTTTGATTGCAGGAATCAGCGCATGGAAGCTGCTTCGTAAAAAGGATATGGCGTTCTTTAAGCCCTCCTTTACTTTAAGCATCATCGTCGCCTTTGTATCGTCCATAGCCATTGCATTATTCGGCCATGGTCAGGCTCAATTTTTGGTGGAGACACAGCCTATGAAGATGGCTGCAAGCGAAGGCTTATGGGAAACGAGCAGCGATCCCGCACCTTGGACCGTTATTGCAGGCATTGATCCGGATAAACAGGAGAATTCATTTGAGCTGAAAGTGCCTTACCTTCTCAGCTATCTCTCTTACAGCCAGTTCTCAGGCTCGGTTATTGGAATGAAAGAGCTGCAAGCTCGTTATGAGGCTGAGTATGGACCCGGAAATTATATCCCGCCTGTACGCACAACCTTCTGGAGCTTTCGAATTATGATCGCTTGCGGCAGTGCCATGATTTTATTAGGACTGTATGGAGCTTATCTTGCGGTGCGCAAAAAGCTTGAACAGTCAAATAAGCTGTTTATGCGCGTGATGATGTTTGCAATCGCTCTGCCGTTTATCGCGAATACCTCCGGCTGGATTATGACAGAGGTAGGCCGTCAGCCGTGGACGGTATTTGGACTTCTGCAAACGAAGGATTCCGTCTCTACGACGACGAGCGCGGGGGAAGTGCTGTTTTCCTTCATTTTGTTTACCGTACTTTATGTCATTTTATTGGGTGTTCTGGCTTTTCTGTTTGTTCGCGAAGCTCGCAAAGGGCCGTATGCAGCCCATGAGCCAGAAATCGCCCTGCAAGATCCATATCAATTCAAGGAAGGGGTCTGA
- the cydB gene encoding cytochrome d ubiquinol oxidase subunit II, translated as MSLSDLWFLLIAVLFTGFFFLEGFDFGVGMATGLLSRNDRQKRVLINTIGPFWDANEVWLITAAGAMFAAFPHWYATMFSGYYVLFTLILIALILRGVAFEFRGKVDHSWWRKTWDIAILIGSSVPPLLFGVMFAGLLKGLPIGQDMEMRSGFADVVNSYSLWAGITIVGLCLLHGLTFISLRTMGELRERSRHMAAKFLPVQAVLLAVLVVWTYSVTDLFERRGGLLLVFVMIGVLAVLLSGWFLKRGQEGRAFCMSGLLILLTFGSFFVGLFPRFMVSSIHTAFDLTLYNAASSAYTLKAMTIVAATLLPLVLAYQAWSYFVFHKRVNEKEHLEY; from the coding sequence ATGTCGCTTAGTGATTTGTGGTTTTTGTTAATTGCCGTATTATTTACAGGCTTTTTCTTTCTTGAGGGCTTTGACTTTGGTGTTGGTATGGCAACGGGCTTGCTTAGTCGCAATGATAGGCAGAAAAGAGTGCTTATCAATACCATCGGTCCTTTCTGGGATGCAAATGAGGTATGGCTAATCACGGCCGCCGGGGCTATGTTTGCTGCTTTTCCGCATTGGTATGCTACGATGTTCAGCGGCTATTATGTCCTGTTTACGCTTATTTTGATAGCACTGATCTTAAGAGGTGTCGCATTTGAGTTTCGCGGCAAGGTGGACCATTCGTGGTGGAGGAAAACATGGGATATAGCCATTCTGATTGGAAGCAGTGTTCCTCCGCTGTTATTCGGTGTTATGTTTGCTGGGTTACTCAAGGGGCTGCCCATAGGACAAGACATGGAGATGCGATCTGGATTCGCCGACGTTGTGAACAGCTACAGCTTGTGGGCAGGCATTACGATTGTCGGTTTGTGCTTGCTGCATGGCCTTACCTTCATTTCTCTGCGGACAATGGGAGAGCTGAGAGAGCGTTCCCGCCATATGGCGGCTAAATTTTTACCCGTGCAAGCTGTTTTGTTGGCTGTGCTTGTGGTATGGACCTATTCCGTCACTGATTTATTTGAACGCCGTGGGGGCTTATTGCTGGTATTTGTCATGATCGGAGTCCTTGCGGTGTTGCTTTCCGGATGGTTCCTGAAGCGGGGACAGGAAGGCAGAGCCTTCTGCATGTCGGGGCTGTTGATATTGTTGACATTTGGATCGTTTTTTGTTGGACTTTTCCCTCGATTCATGGTCAGCTCAATTCATACAGCGTTTGATCTGACGCTTTATAACGCCGCTTCCAGTGCTTATACATTAAAAGCAATGACGATTGTGGCAGCTACGCTCCTTCCCCTTGTTCTGGCTTACCAAGCCTGGAGCTACTTTGTCTTCCATAAACGTGTCAACGAGAAGGAGCATTTGGAATATTAA
- a CDS encoding NosD domain-containing protein produces MKNVQKSILLVLLGVLSFIYITPSIKAEKQAKDLQSLINEAQPGTTIILPQGIYEGPIVIDKPLQLEAKSGEEVTINNPSNKPAIQIIANDVALTRITIRDEQVKQQPTVLIQADGVLLDQLHIHTGSFGIKMRKADYGEVRNTSIVWAGKGAKRSIKMSDKGNGMDLYDSDNNMFYGNTVIAMHDGIYMENSDNNLVEENHFERLRYGVHCMYTKGTIIRHNIGRLNITGAMVMAARKVELSNNQFTKQSENVNSQGILLFDAHEIMVFDNHLEGNRVGLYVEQSTLNRITNNSIVGNFIGLQLLDAENNTMSGNQFIGNVASAASRNSVNNTLDGNYWDTFQGIDLDGDGKSEISYAINPFFQSLVKAKPGFQLFFQSPGMVFLEGLYQSQKEQWASDASPLMEPTENARLVISKQTLQHSAIIGVLLLCLSMLFIYMGVRKR; encoded by the coding sequence ATGAAGAACGTTCAAAAATCCATATTGCTGGTCCTATTGGGTGTTTTGTCCTTTATTTACATAACGCCTTCCATAAAAGCAGAGAAACAGGCCAAAGATTTGCAGTCCCTCATTAATGAGGCACAGCCAGGCACTACGATTATTCTGCCGCAAGGAATATATGAGGGCCCCATAGTGATTGACAAGCCCCTTCAATTGGAGGCGAAGTCAGGGGAAGAGGTCACAATAAACAATCCTTCTAATAAACCCGCTATTCAAATTATTGCTAATGATGTGGCGTTAACAAGAATCACAATTCGTGATGAACAGGTTAAGCAGCAGCCAACTGTGCTGATTCAGGCAGACGGCGTGTTATTGGATCAGTTGCATATCCATACGGGCTCCTTCGGCATTAAGATGAGGAAGGCTGATTATGGTGAAGTGCGAAATACGAGTATTGTATGGGCAGGGAAGGGGGCTAAGCGGTCAATCAAGATGTCCGACAAGGGAAACGGAATGGATCTGTATGACTCGGATAACAATATGTTTTATGGAAATACCGTCATCGCTATGCATGATGGCATTTATATGGAGAACAGCGACAACAATTTGGTTGAAGAAAATCATTTTGAGCGGCTGCGTTATGGCGTGCACTGCATGTATACAAAGGGAACGATTATACGCCATAACATCGGGAGGTTGAATATTACCGGAGCTATGGTTATGGCGGCCCGTAAGGTTGAGCTTTCTAATAATCAATTCACGAAACAAAGTGAGAATGTAAACTCACAGGGAATCCTTTTGTTTGACGCACATGAAATAATGGTTTTCGATAATCATCTGGAGGGAAACCGGGTTGGGTTATACGTGGAGCAATCAACACTCAACCGTATTACAAACAATAGCATCGTTGGAAACTTTATTGGCCTCCAGTTGCTAGATGCTGAAAACAATACCATGAGCGGAAATCAGTTTATTGGCAATGTGGCAAGTGCTGCGTCTAGGAACAGTGTCAATAATACACTCGATGGAAACTATTGGGATACTTTTCAAGGCATTGATCTGGACGGAGATGGAAAAAGCGAGATTTCTTACGCGATTAATCCTTTTTTCCAAAGTCTTGTGAAAGCAAAGCCAGGCTTTCAGCTTTTCTTTCAGTCTCCAGGTATGGTCTTTCTTGAAGGGCTTTACCAGTCACAAAAAGAGCAATGGGCATCAGATGCTTCTCCTTTGATGGAGCCAACGGAAAATGCTCGCTTAGTTATATCCAAGCAGACCTTGCAGCACTCCGCTATCATAGGCGTCTTATTGCTTTGTCTATCTATGTTATTCATTTATATGGGGGTAAGAAAAAGATGA
- the cydC gene encoding thiol reductant ABC exporter subunit CydC — protein MKGNDHRQIGWLLPYLRQHVWTFTAALLLGALALGCAGALLFTSGYLISRSALRPENILMVYVPIVLVRTFGFGKAIIQYMERLTGHDAALRVLSRMRVRLYRVLEPQALQLQTRFRTGDLLGLLAEDIEKLQNVYLKFLLPALSSILIYAAGVAALGRLDRMLSLMMALYCGFLLFLVPFIALMASMGRRRRAKQVRSEAYQELTDAMFGMSDWILSGRIQPFLQSFFKKQESSSRIENSLRRSEWRVNWISQCGIGAAVMVMTLWAGRLADEGTIPVTWIAALALIAFPLLEAMVRAAGAVVQLPEYQTSLKRLQAIENANATDGRIFTYSPAPKPSSLLPKAGLLDLQGVSFRYSHSREWAVNDISLQLPQGGKIAILGRSGSGKSTLLNLIQGELQPDRGSVKVNGIPVNAEAGNSNSFSVLNQNPYLFDTSVANNIRLGRPEASDEEVRLVTEQVRLNELIESLPDGYHTRMEETGLRFSGGEKQRIALARILLQNHPIVLLDEPTVGLDPKNERELMRTVFRVLHGKTVVWVTHHLSGMEEMDEVIFMDQGRISMRGTHEQLMRGNMRYRKLYELE, from the coding sequence ATGAAGGGGAATGACCATCGACAAATCGGATGGCTGCTGCCTTATCTGAGACAGCATGTTTGGACCTTCACAGCCGCACTTTTACTCGGTGCTTTGGCACTTGGCTGTGCAGGTGCACTGCTGTTCACTTCGGGCTATCTGATCTCACGCTCGGCATTAAGACCTGAAAATATTTTGATGGTGTATGTGCCGATTGTGCTTGTACGCACCTTTGGCTTTGGCAAGGCTATTATTCAATATATGGAGAGACTGACTGGTCATGATGCGGCACTTCGCGTATTATCACGCATGCGTGTTCGATTGTATCGCGTCTTGGAGCCGCAGGCGCTGCAGCTCCAAACCCGGTTTCGCACAGGAGATTTACTAGGGCTGCTTGCAGAGGACATTGAAAAGCTCCAGAACGTTTATTTAAAATTCCTGCTTCCCGCCTTATCTTCTATCCTCATTTATGCTGCAGGAGTAGCCGCATTGGGACGTCTGGATCGTATGCTCTCCCTTATGATGGCACTATATTGCGGCTTTTTACTATTTCTAGTACCCTTCATTGCTTTGATGGCATCGATGGGGAGAAGGCGCAGAGCAAAGCAAGTCCGTAGTGAAGCTTATCAGGAGCTGACGGATGCAATGTTCGGCATGTCCGACTGGATTCTAAGCGGCCGAATTCAGCCGTTTCTGCAATCCTTTTTCAAAAAGCAGGAATCCTCTTCGCGGATAGAGAACTCGCTTCGCCGCAGCGAATGGCGGGTAAACTGGATTTCTCAGTGCGGTATAGGTGCTGCGGTTATGGTTATGACGCTATGGGCAGGACGGCTAGCAGATGAAGGAACGATTCCAGTGACGTGGATAGCCGCACTGGCGCTTATTGCCTTTCCGCTTCTAGAGGCTATGGTACGTGCAGCAGGGGCCGTAGTCCAATTGCCGGAATACCAGACTTCACTTAAGCGTCTGCAGGCTATAGAAAATGCAAATGCCACGGATGGTCGCATTTTCACATATTCCCCTGCCCCTAAGCCCTCAAGTTTGTTGCCGAAAGCAGGGCTGCTTGACCTACAGGGAGTAAGCTTTCGTTATTCTCATTCACGGGAATGGGCCGTAAATGATATTTCTTTACAGCTTCCTCAAGGAGGAAAAATCGCAATTTTAGGACGCAGTGGCTCCGGCAAGTCGACATTATTGAATCTGATTCAAGGAGAATTACAGCCTGATAGGGGCAGTGTTAAGGTGAACGGTATTCCTGTAAATGCCGAAGCCGGAAATTCGAATTCGTTCTCCGTATTAAATCAGAATCCGTATCTGTTTGATACTTCTGTTGCTAATAATATAAGACTTGGCCGCCCGGAAGCTAGCGATGAGGAGGTGCGTTTGGTTACCGAGCAGGTGCGTTTGAATGAGCTGATTGAGTCTCTGCCAGACGGATACCATACAAGGATGGAAGAAACAGGGCTTCGTTTTTCAGGCGGTGAAAAGCAAAGAATCGCGCTCGCACGTATCTTATTGCAAAACCACCCGATTGTACTTCTGGATGAACCTACTGTTGGGCTTGATCCAAAAAATGAGCGCGAGCTTATGCGGACTGTTTTCCGCGTTCTGCATGGAAAAACGGTCGTTTGGGTCACCCATCATCTCAGTGGCATGGAAGAGATGGATGAAGTGATTTTTATGGATCAAGGCAGGATCAGCATGCGAGGCACGCATGAGCAGCTTATGAGGGGAAATATGCGATATCGCAAGCTTTACGAATTAGAATGA
- a CDS encoding cytochrome c has product MNSKLKNGFVVGVLLGVLVISACGGSGADAATNHNSTEEMSVQNGAPEIIYKKKCMSCHGTDLQGRRGPSLQSIGSRLTEEEIVDIVTNGKNGMPKFEKNISAEDIQSVSKWLSEQKPR; this is encoded by the coding sequence ATGAATAGTAAGCTTAAGAACGGTTTTGTAGTAGGCGTCCTTCTAGGTGTGTTGGTAATATCGGCATGCGGAGGTTCAGGAGCTGACGCTGCAACGAATCATAACAGTACAGAAGAAATGAGTGTCCAAAATGGCGCTCCAGAAATCATATACAAGAAGAAATGCATGTCCTGCCATGGTACTGATCTTCAAGGTAGAAGAGGGCCCAGTCTCCAGAGCATTGGAAGTCGATTAACGGAAGAGGAAATCGTTGACATTGTTACAAACGGCAAAAATGGAATGCCCAAGTTTGAAAAAAACATTTCGGCAGAGGATATTCAAAGTGTTTCCAAATGGTTGTCGGAGCAAAAGCCTAGATAA
- a CDS encoding SCO family protein codes for MITKKRSPLLIAVIIFVAALVAYLVYTFQGGSSKLPVLREAPAFTLQELDGTAYNLSDSLGKVMLIEFMFTSCPDICPATTYNMVLLQDELKKQGRFGENVQFAAITFDPNSDTPEVFAAYAERMGIDRSGWKLLRGDEAYTIEKAREYGIAIQKLKDDQFVHTVTSLMLLDANHQIRKVYRMGEEMDNSAILKDINALLKEK; via the coding sequence ATGATAACAAAAAAACGCAGCCCCCTTCTTATCGCAGTCATTATTTTCGTGGCGGCCTTGGTCGCTTATCTTGTGTATACGTTTCAAGGAGGAAGCAGCAAGCTTCCTGTATTGAGAGAAGCCCCAGCCTTCACCCTTCAGGAGCTGGACGGCACAGCCTATAATCTGAGCGACAGTTTGGGAAAAGTAATGCTGATCGAATTTATGTTCACAAGCTGTCCGGATATTTGCCCTGCAACGACATATAATATGGTGCTGCTGCAGGATGAATTGAAGAAACAGGGCCGTTTTGGAGAAAATGTACAATTCGCAGCCATAACCTTTGACCCTAATTCGGATACACCGGAGGTTTTTGCAGCTTATGCCGAGCGTATGGGTATTGATCGGTCAGGCTGGAAGCTGCTGCGTGGAGACGAGGCCTATACGATTGAGAAAGCAAGAGAATATGGGATTGCGATTCAAAAGCTGAAAGATGACCAGTTCGTACATACGGTAACCTCCCTCATGCTGCTGGATGCCAATCATCAAATTCGCAAGGTCTATCGCATGGGTGAAGAAATGGATAACTCCGCTATTTTGAAAGACATTAATGCTCTCCTTAAAGAAAAATAA
- the cydD gene encoding thiol reductant ABC exporter subunit CydD → MDRSWFQLKGIQLHMLLIVLSLLQGAAIIGQATFLAKAITLLFENKPIDQATQPLLLFLISFVARQTFVWLQRRLSGGFAEKTAEAIRQQLLVAIFGHGPSFAAKQGSGRLVTLVLDGVDRFRTYLELSIARTIDMLCVTVLLLLWVYRLDMISGIILMCTLPILIGFFILLGFAARKQADKQWRTHRMLSHHFTDSLRGMLTLRFLKRSRAHSESVGNVSNQYRVSTMRTLRVAFLSSFALDFFSMLSVAFVAVGLGIRLVNGNLGLEVALAVLLIAPEYFTPVKLLGTDYHASLDGKEAWGTIRSIVSSKKQFEAGQEDKPPSMLAEQKGELAMELSGIEVAGDAGTFLLKKVSVQLPQNVTRIGIVGASGAGKTTLLGLLSGFIEPDRGEFRVNNVRMTGTVREEWRRQVAYIPQHPHLFSQSLTDNVRFYAPDATQEQVERAIDAVGLRSLVDQLQMGSDSKIGEGGRVLSGGQAQRVALARALLSSRPVILLDEPTAHLDIETEYELKQMMLTVLQGRKVFMATHRLHWMPEMEFILVLEQGRLAESGTHEQLMEQQGVYYNLILQGSGEGGYEGE, encoded by the coding sequence ATGGACAGGTCATGGTTTCAATTAAAAGGAATCCAGCTGCATATGCTGCTGATTGTGCTTTCCCTTCTTCAAGGAGCAGCTATTATAGGTCAAGCCACCTTTTTAGCCAAAGCCATTACGTTGTTATTTGAAAATAAGCCGATTGATCAAGCAACTCAGCCGTTGCTCCTGTTTTTGATAAGCTTCGTCGCTCGCCAAACTTTCGTCTGGCTTCAGCGACGGCTTTCCGGCGGCTTCGCAGAAAAAACAGCTGAAGCCATTCGGCAGCAGCTGCTTGTGGCGATATTCGGGCATGGTCCGAGTTTTGCAGCGAAGCAGGGGAGCGGGCGACTGGTTACGCTGGTGTTGGATGGAGTGGATCGTTTTCGTACGTATTTGGAGCTGTCGATTGCCCGTACGATTGATATGCTCTGTGTTACGGTTCTACTTTTGCTGTGGGTATATAGGCTGGACATGATATCGGGAATCATTCTGATGTGTACGCTTCCGATACTGATCGGTTTTTTCATTCTGCTCGGGTTCGCGGCAAGGAAGCAGGCTGACAAGCAATGGCGAACTCATCGGATGCTGTCGCATCATTTCACAGATTCCTTGCGGGGCATGCTGACGCTGCGCTTTCTGAAACGGAGCAGAGCACATAGCGAGTCGGTCGGAAATGTCAGCAATCAATACAGGGTATCGACTATGCGAACGCTGCGTGTGGCATTTCTTTCGTCTTTTGCCCTTGATTTCTTCAGTATGTTATCGGTTGCTTTTGTCGCAGTAGGCTTGGGCATTCGTTTGGTAAATGGAAATCTCGGACTCGAGGTTGCGCTGGCCGTGCTCTTAATCGCACCCGAATATTTCACGCCCGTCAAGCTGCTGGGTACGGATTACCATGCTTCTCTCGATGGCAAAGAAGCCTGGGGCACGATTCGCTCCATTGTTAGCTCTAAAAAACAATTTGAAGCAGGGCAGGAAGACAAACCTCCTTCTATGCTAGCAGAGCAAAAAGGAGAGCTGGCTATGGAGCTTTCTGGCATCGAGGTTGCGGGCGATGCAGGGACTTTTCTGCTGAAGAAGGTGTCCGTGCAGCTTCCGCAAAATGTTACCCGAATTGGCATTGTTGGTGCCAGCGGGGCAGGGAAAACGACACTTCTTGGCTTGCTGAGCGGGTTCATTGAACCGGATCGCGGTGAGTTTCGGGTGAACAACGTACGGATGACCGGAACCGTCAGAGAAGAATGGCGACGCCAAGTGGCCTATATTCCGCAGCATCCCCACCTGTTCAGTCAATCGCTCACTGATAATGTCAGGTTCTATGCTCCAGATGCCACACAGGAACAGGTTGAGAGGGCGATAGACGCAGTTGGGCTGCGTTCTTTGGTCGATCAGCTTCAGATGGGAAGCGATTCGAAAATTGGAGAGGGTGGAAGAGTGCTAAGTGGGGGGCAGGCACAACGTGTTGCACTGGCCCGTGCGCTTCTGAGCAGCCGTCCCGTCATTTTACTCGATGAGCCAACGGCCCATCTTGACATTGAGACCGAATACGAACTAAAGCAGATGATGTTAACTGTTTTGCAAGGAAGAAAGGTGTTTATGGCTACACACCGTCTGCACTGGATGCCAGAAATGGAATTTATCCTAGTACTGGAGCAGGGTCGCCTTGCAGAAAGTGGAACACATGAGCAGTTAATGGAGCAGCAAGGCGTCTATTATAATTTGATCTTGCAAGGCTCGGGGGAGGGTGGCTATGAAGGGGAATGA
- a CDS encoding histidine kinase, which yields MDAGNWISPLIVFVVTLLLITRLFTILEAIQEELQQARLIQMALQEREKLAKELHDGVAQSLFLVSVQLEQLKPIMEQDEKLLSIKNTVREVNEYVRQSISHLKYPPEVAIEPWNDSISNLINELHFDSDINTEYSWPISEINLTDKEKIALYAFIREGLLNIRKHAKEVNHIRIRLESTEYGWTCRISDNGLGFTDDPLLKEGSYGLKFLEKRTIELGWELQMRRESERTVLEVIQREAGVA from the coding sequence ATGGATGCGGGGAATTGGATTTCACCGTTAATTGTATTTGTAGTCACTCTGCTGCTGATCACGCGGCTTTTTACAATTTTAGAAGCGATTCAAGAGGAACTGCAGCAAGCAAGGCTGATACAAATGGCGCTTCAGGAGCGTGAAAAGCTGGCTAAAGAACTTCATGATGGCGTTGCCCAGTCCTTATTTCTAGTTTCTGTTCAGCTCGAGCAGCTTAAACCAATTATGGAACAAGACGAGAAGCTGCTGTCTATTAAAAATACGGTACGGGAGGTCAACGAATACGTTCGTCAGTCCATTTCCCATTTAAAATATCCGCCTGAGGTAGCCATTGAACCTTGGAATGATTCCATTAGCAACTTAATTAATGAGCTGCATTTCGATTCAGATATAAACACCGAATATAGTTGGCCAATATCAGAAATTAATTTAACGGATAAGGAAAAAATAGCATTATACGCATTTATTAGAGAAGGATTGCTTAATATTCGAAAGCATGCGAAGGAAGTCAATCATATTCGGATTCGCTTAGAATCAACAGAATACGGCTGGACATGTCGTATTTCAGACAATGGATTAGGCTTTACCGATGATCCGTTGCTCAAGGAAGGCAGTTATGGCTTGAAATTTTTAGAGAAACGGACAATAGAGTTGGGATGGGAACTCCAAATGAGACGAGAATCGGAAAGAACCGTACTTGAAGTAATACAGCGGGAGGCAGGTGTAGCTTAA
- a CDS encoding nitrous oxide reductase accessory protein NosL, with product MKMKSFNAMLLIMVIVLLTSACGAKEYKPQEINEETDICVICNMAVKDDPYATQIITKDGQSLKFDDIGCMNDWKVQNGTETVGAEFVRDHNSGNWLKYENAYYAYDAEYVTPMAYGVIAFENQASAQAYIAEQGKGELLSSADLKDHKWEVNRDMMDMENMEMHNESMHSDDSKEEMEMGHGTEGKDS from the coding sequence ATGAAAATGAAGTCATTTAACGCAATGCTTTTGATAATGGTTATCGTACTGCTAACGAGTGCCTGTGGAGCAAAGGAATATAAGCCGCAGGAGATTAATGAAGAAACCGATATATGTGTCATTTGTAACATGGCCGTAAAAGACGACCCCTATGCTACGCAAATCATTACGAAGGATGGACAATCCTTGAAATTTGATGACATTGGCTGTATGAATGATTGGAAGGTTCAGAATGGAACGGAGACGGTAGGGGCTGAGTTTGTAAGAGACCATAACAGCGGAAACTGGCTCAAATATGAAAATGCCTATTATGCTTACGACGCGGAATATGTGACCCCAATGGCCTACGGCGTTATCGCCTTCGAGAACCAAGCTTCCGCACAAGCCTATATCGCTGAACAAGGTAAGGGCGAATTGCTTAGCTCAGCTGATCTAAAGGATCATAAGTGGGAAGTGAACCGCGATATGATGGACATGGAAAATATGGAGATGCACAACGAAAGCATGCACTCCGATGATAGTAAAGAAGAGATGGAAATGGGTCATGGAACAGAAGGGAAGGACTCGTGA
- a CDS encoding response regulator transcription factor has product MKQKKSVILVISQEKHTQAQLNSFFLKEGYPTDTTSHVKNAWLKPDRNHYGLIIIDHAETGLSNIQSCIAIRKRLQTPIMLITENGKEDQRLAGFEAGADDCLEKPFSYKEMIWRTKAILRRSTVQALKATSRTNYPTIQLSRLTINPSAHRIVVDGTEIHLSLKEFDLLYYLALHADIVHTRAHLLGIVWRQSEVNDYRTVDTHIKRLREKLTPLSPDIGAMIKTVRGVGYIFSKAGLV; this is encoded by the coding sequence TTGAAACAAAAGAAAAGTGTTATTCTCGTTATTAGTCAGGAAAAACATACCCAAGCTCAATTGAATTCCTTTTTTTTGAAAGAGGGCTATCCTACAGACACCACGTCTCATGTGAAAAATGCTTGGCTTAAACCAGATCGCAATCATTATGGTTTAATCATTATTGACCATGCGGAAACCGGCTTGAGTAATATTCAATCATGCATCGCCATCAGGAAAAGATTACAAACCCCCATTATGTTAATTACAGAGAATGGCAAGGAAGACCAGCGATTAGCTGGCTTTGAAGCAGGAGCCGATGATTGTTTAGAAAAGCCATTTTCCTATAAAGAAATGATATGGCGAACCAAAGCTATTCTTAGAAGAAGCACTGTTCAAGCCCTGAAAGCAACAAGCAGAACGAATTATCCAACTATACAGTTAAGTAGACTCACCATTAATCCATCTGCTCACCGTATTGTAGTAGATGGCACGGAAATCCACCTGTCTCTAAAAGAATTCGATCTACTCTATTATCTTGCGCTTCATGCAGATATCGTTCACACGCGTGCTCATCTTCTTGGTATCGTATGGAGACAGTCTGAAGTAAACGATTACCGAACGGTAGACACACATATCAAACGTCTTCGCGAAAAGCTGACCCCCCTTTCACCGGATATAGGAGCCATGATCAAAACGGTGCGAGGGGTAGGCTACATATTTAGCAAGGCAGGCCTAGTATGA